The following DNA comes from Pseudomonas sp. MYb118.
GCGAGGAGAACCAGAAGCGCATTTTCCAGCAGTTCGAACGGGTGACGGCCAAACACGCGGTCGCCGGGCTGGGCCTGGGGTTGTTTATTTCAGAACAGATCGTGACCGCCCATGGCGGCACCATCACCGTCGAGAGCCGGATTGGCGAAGGCGCCCTGTTTCGCGTTTGTCTGCCGCTGTAGGAAAACAGCCGGACGCACGCAACCTCTGATCGACCCCACGGTCGTATCAGCAGCTATTGACCGAACAAAGGCTTCCCATGAGTGAAGATGCACAAGACGTCGTACTGATCGTCGAAGATGACCCCTCGATTCTGATGGTGCTGTCGGCCTATCTATCGGGGGAGGGTTATCGGGTGCTGCAGGCCGAAAACGGCGAGCAGGCCTTCGCGATCCTGGCGAGCAAGCCACACCTGGACATGATGATCACCGATTTCCGCCTGCCGGGCGGGATCTCCGGCGTGCAGATCGCCGAACCCGCAGTCAAGCTGCGACCGGAGCTGAAGGTGATCTTCATCAGCGGCTACCCACAGGAAATCCGCGAGACCGACAGCCCGATCACGCGCAAGGCGCCGATCCTGGCCAAACCGTTCGACCTGGATGTGTTGCAGGAATTGATGCAGGACATGTTGGAGTAGGGATTTACCTGTGGGAGCGAGCCTGCTCGCGATAATTTTTGCGCACGATGATGGCTGCCTGATGCCCCGCGGTGTTTTCCAAACCATCGCGAGCAGGCTCGCTCCCACAGAGGGCGCGTGTTGCTTTTGATCTTCTGTGGGAGCGAGCCTGCTCGCGATATTCGTCCTACCTGTTATTTCTGTCAGTTGACGGCTGCGGCGCCAAGGCCATAAATGGTCCGATGTATTCGGCTGGCTGGGCCGTGCCATGCATCGACACACACCGACTGTCGTCGTCCTCGATCCGCGTGGCGCTCTTGTCCGCGAGGTGGCCTATCACCGGCGTTCGGCTCAGGACGCCATCGAGCCGCGCATTCATCAGCATGTCCATGATGCCCTGGGCCACCTGGTGCAAAGTCGTGACCCCCGGTTTTTTGCCCGCTATGAGCGTGGCGTCTCGCCACTCGCCAACCAGGCCACGGTCTTCAGTCTGACATCCGGCGTGCTGCTTTCGGACAACGTGGACGCTGGCTGGCGATTGCATCTGGCCGGGGCGGCGGGCCAGGATCTGGAAAACTGGGATCCGACATTCAATCATCTGCGCACCACCTACGATGCATTGATGCGTCCGGTCAGCGAGTTCGAATCGACCTCCGGCGCGCAGCGACGCACGGCGTGTTTCACCTACGCCGCTGCTGATGCCCAAGCCGCCCGATACAATGGTTGCGGTCAACTGGTCCGCACCGACGACGGCGCCGGCAGCGTCTACATGAGGGCGTTCAGCCTGCTTGGCCAGTGCCTTGAGCATGGCCGGCGCTTTCTTGATGATCCGCAACCGCCCGACTGGCCCGACGATGAAGCCGAACGTGATGCGCTGCTGGAGCCGCAATCGGCACTGACCCGCCTGCGCCATAACGCGGTGGGCGAATCGACCGGTCACGTCGATGCCATGGGCAATCAGTACAGGCAACGCCAGACGGTGGGCGGAGCGTTGTCCGGGGCAAGCATCCAGTTGCCGGGCAGTGACGAAGAGCTCGTGCTGGTCAGTGACATTCACTACAGCATTTTTGGCGAAATAGCGCAGCAAACGGCCGGGAACGGTGTGATCACTCGCGCCACGTTCGAGCCCGAGACCGGCTGGCTGCAGACCCTGCACGCGCAGATCCCGGGTGAGGCGCCGCTGCAAAGCCTGGTGTATGCCTACGACCCGCTGGGCAATCCGCTGCGCATCAGTGATGAAGCCCAGCCGATCCGCTTTTTTCGCCAGCAGCGTGTCGCCGCCATCCAACTCTACCAATACGATACGCTCGGCCAACTGATCGAAGCCACGGGACGACAGCGGGCCAATGTGGCCTATGGGCCGCAGTTGCCGGCCTTTGTCTCGCCGCCGGATGCCAGCCAGTTGGAGCCGTATCGCCAGACGTTTGCCTACGATCCCGGCGGTAATCTGTTGACCCTGAATCACCACGCCGCCAGCGGTGACCGTACCGAGCGTACGGCGGTGGCAACGGCGAGTAACCGTAGCCTGCCGTGGGGCGAGGCGGGGCAGGCCCCGGGGGACGATGAGGTCGAGGCCGCTTATGACCCCAGTGGCAATCTGCGCGCTCTTCAGCGCGGCCAGGTGCTGCAATGGGACGCCCATCATCGCTTGCGCCAGGTTACCCAGGTGGCCCGGCGTGCGGCGGCCGACGACATGGAGCTGTATGCCTACGACAGCGACGGTCAGCGTGTCCGGAAAATCCGCACGGCAGCCGCCGCAAGCGTCAATCGACGCCAGGAAACCCGTTACTTGCCGGCGCTGGAAGTCCGCTCCAGCGCGGATGAAGTCTTGCAGGTCATCAGCCTCCAGGCCGGACGCTGCGCTGTACAGGTCTTGCATTGGGCTACCGGGCGGCCGACGGGCATTGCCCAGGATCAGCTGCGTTTCAGCCTGGCTGACCATCTGGGCTCCGGGACGCTGGAACTCGACCGGCACGGCGCGTTGATCAGCCACGAATTGCATTTCGCCTATGGGGGGACGGCTTGGTGGGCGGGCCGGGACAGCGTCGAGGCCGGTTACAAGACGCGCCGTTATTCAGGCAGGGAACGCGATGCGACCGGCCTTTACTACTACGGCGAGCGCTACTACATGCCCTGGCGGCAACGCTGGTTGAGCGCGGACCCCGGCGGGGTGGTGGATGGGTTGAACCTGTATCGAATGTTGGGGGGCAATCCGATCGGGTATGTGGATGTGGAGGGGTTGGCGAAGGTTCGCTTTCAAGAGGCCAGGGTACAAGCCTCCGGTCTTGTTCGGGGTGTGGTTGCGGCGACTGCCGGCTATGGTGCGAAGCAGCTGGCGCGAATGGCCTTGCAAGGTGTTTTGGGGCAAACGGTAAGGCTTCCTCTGGCGTTGATGACGGGGGCGGCAGCGGGTGTTGTCGGGGGCAGGACGGCCGCCCGTGTGCTGGGTAGTCGTGGCCAATCGGGCGCGTTGGCAACACTGGGAGCTGTGGGCGTCGGTATTGTGAGTGCCAGCGTGGGCGCCGTCGTCGGGCTCAATACACCCGACCCCATCGGTGCCCTGCAAGGTGCAGCGAAAAACTGGGGCACTGGTGTCATGGGCAGTCTGGTTTCGGAAATAGGTCCTTCGCGCTCCAATGAAATCGACTCGGGACGGTCGCTGGCGGTCAACACCGTTGCCAATCTGAGTGGGAATGTGGCCAAGGGTATGGTGTCGGCTCTGGTGGCGAATCAGGTTCATCCCATCGTGCGCACTTTTGTGGGCGGGACCGTTAAAAACCTGGTGGCTGGCTCGATTCGCAAGGCAGGCAAGGTTCCCTCCCGGCTCAACCTGGGCAAAGGTATTCCACTGCGGCGGCCGACCCGCAAAGATGTCACGGATGCGGGAGCAACGCTGCTTCAACAGGCTACATCAAGCACGCTGTACAAGTTGGCCAATGCAGAGGTCGACCGAGGATTGACGTTCGTCATGGGGCCCAGGAGCGGTTCGGTCGTTGAGGATGGCCTTTATCGGATCAAACTCGCCAATGAGCTGGGGGCTGTCGGTAAATACTTCCTGAAAAATCGACAGACCGGCGTTGTTGCGCCTTCCCCGGTGATACATGTCTGATCTGCGCAGTCATGAGGTTGACTGCCTGATGGCCTGCGGTGTTCTTGAGGCCTTTGGTTGTGGACATATCCGTTGCTGCGGTAACGGCCGCTTATGGTTTCGCCCTTACGGCGAGTCCCTTTTGGCAAGCGCCGGACTGCCGGCCCAGCCAAAAGGAACCAAAAACGCTCGCCCCAGCGTACGGTGAACTGGTCTAATGATTCCGGACACTTCTTAAGGGCGATATTATTTCGCGAACTTGGAGGTTCCATGAACGAAAGAAAAGTCTATACCCGCGAGTTCAAGCTGCAGGCTGCCAGCATGGTGCTTGATGATAACTGCCCGGTTCCAGACGTTTGTGCATCGTTGGATATCGGGCCCACCGCTTTACGGCGCTGGGTCGATCAGGTTCGTAAGGAGCGTGAAGGGCAACCAGTCAAAGGCACCAAGGCAATTACTGACGATCAGCGCCAGATCCAGGAGCTCAAAGCCAAGATCAAGCGGATGGAGATGGAAGCAGAAATCCTAAA
Coding sequences within:
- a CDS encoding response regulator — encoded protein: MSEDAQDVVLIVEDDPSILMVLSAYLSGEGYRVLQAENGEQAFAILASKPHLDMMITDFRLPGGISGVQIAEPAVKLRPELKVIFISGYPQEIRETDSPITRKAPILAKPFDLDVLQELMQDMLE
- a CDS encoding RHS repeat-associated core domain-containing protein produces the protein MHRHTPTVVVLDPRGALVREVAYHRRSAQDAIEPRIHQHVHDALGHLVQSRDPRFFARYERGVSPLANQATVFSLTSGVLLSDNVDAGWRLHLAGAAGQDLENWDPTFNHLRTTYDALMRPVSEFESTSGAQRRTACFTYAAADAQAARYNGCGQLVRTDDGAGSVYMRAFSLLGQCLEHGRRFLDDPQPPDWPDDEAERDALLEPQSALTRLRHNAVGESTGHVDAMGNQYRQRQTVGGALSGASIQLPGSDEELVLVSDIHYSIFGEIAQQTAGNGVITRATFEPETGWLQTLHAQIPGEAPLQSLVYAYDPLGNPLRISDEAQPIRFFRQQRVAAIQLYQYDTLGQLIEATGRQRANVAYGPQLPAFVSPPDASQLEPYRQTFAYDPGGNLLTLNHHAASGDRTERTAVATASNRSLPWGEAGQAPGDDEVEAAYDPSGNLRALQRGQVLQWDAHHRLRQVTQVARRAAADDMELYAYDSDGQRVRKIRTAAAASVNRRQETRYLPALEVRSSADEVLQVISLQAGRCAVQVLHWATGRPTGIAQDQLRFSLADHLGSGTLELDRHGALISHELHFAYGGTAWWAGRDSVEAGYKTRRYSGRERDATGLYYYGERYYMPWRQRWLSADPGGVVDGLNLYRMLGGNPIGYVDVEGLAKVRFQEARVQASGLVRGVVAATAGYGAKQLARMALQGVLGQTVRLPLALMTGAAAGVVGGRTAARVLGSRGQSGALATLGAVGVGIVSASVGAVVGLNTPDPIGALQGAAKNWGTGVMGSLVSEIGPSRSNEIDSGRSLAVNTVANLSGNVAKGMVSALVANQVHPIVRTFVGGTVKNLVAGSIRKAGKVPSRLNLGKGIPLRRPTRKDVTDAGATLLQQATSSTLYKLANAEVDRGLTFVMGPRSGSVVEDGLYRIKLANELGAVGKYFLKNRQTGVVAPSPVIHV
- a CDS encoding transposase; amino-acid sequence: MNERKVYTREFKLQAASMVLDDNCPVPDVCASLDIGPTALRRWVDQVRKEREGQPVKGTKAITDDQRQIQELKAKIKRMEMEAEILKKATALLMSDPDRFR